The DNA segment GCATTAAAGACTTCCAGCACACTTCAAATCCCCTTTTCGGAGAAGGAAGTCGTGGATGTTTTGAATCAAATGCAAAATCCAGTAGGCTTTGAAGAAATACGGAACAAGCTTATAATTGACTTGTTTTACACCGCCGGAATCAGGAGAGCCGAATTAATTCATCTGAAAATAGGCAATGTGAATGTGTTGGGTAACACAATAAAAGTTCTTGGCAAAAGAAATAAAGAAAGGATTATTCCGCTGTTGCCAATTGTTTCTGGGCAGCTAATTCTGTATTTTAACGAAAGAACACGTTTAGAGACGGTTACGTATAACGACTTTTTTTTTCTCACTAAAAAAGGGTTAAAATTGAATGAATCCTTTGTGTATCGATTAATAAATACGTACTTTAGTACTGTCTCCGAAAAGATAAAGCGAAGCCCGCATATGTTAAGACATACATTTGCGACTCATTTATTGAACAACGGAGCCGATTTAAATTCAGTGAAAGAATTATTGGGACATTCGAGTTTGGCGTCAACACAAATCTATACCCACAGTAGTTTGTCGGAACTAAAAAAGGTTTATGAAGAGGCGCATCCAAGAAATCAAAAATAATTCTAATAATGTTTAACCAATAAAAATTTTGATTATGA comes from the Flavobacterium limnophilum genome and includes:
- a CDS encoding tyrosine-type recombinase/integrase, producing MANNKDAFRDYLELEKKYSPHTVNAYLNDICFFESFNKNQFHQENIDQANYSQIRTWIVSLVDDGISNVSVNRKMQSLKAYYKFLLKTKQIEVSPLLKHKALKTSSTLQIPFSEKEVVDVLNQMQNPVGFEEIRNKLIIDLFYTAGIRRAELIHLKIGNVNVLGNTIKVLGKRNKERIIPLLPIVSGQLILYFNERTRLETVTYNDFFFLTKKGLKLNESFVYRLINTYFSTVSEKIKRSPHMLRHTFATHLLNNGADLNSVKELLGHSSLASTQIYTHSSLSELKKVYEEAHPRNQK